Proteins co-encoded in one Enterobacter sp. R4-368 genomic window:
- a CDS encoding sensor domain-containing diguanylate cyclase — translation MVNEIMVSGRKLEIEAVNYMEDNAFVSLVLDTAGRLIHASPFFYQLTGFTPDEVTGQVLFQTADDDTEISLAAAINIAKTTGDNWQGEISQRKKSGEIVWLDTRLMPKRDERGEIFAFILLGFDITRHMAIREKLHFRAHNDALTKTLNRQGYYIRSRKKIRAANARGAQIVVAILDLDNFKNINDDLGHAAGDEVLRCFISRVKQCISRGTLLGRLGGDEFALTYIEGVDEPTGRGVLQLIVEATRQPMYLQYLQQTVELSVSIGVASYPEHGQNFSSILKAADTALYKVKARGGDNYINYQVPGINESGGIINTVVC, via the coding sequence ATGGTGAATGAAATTATGGTTTCAGGCAGGAAACTTGAAATCGAAGCCGTTAATTATATGGAGGATAATGCCTTTGTTTCGCTGGTGCTCGACACCGCCGGGCGACTGATTCACGCCAGCCCGTTCTTTTATCAGCTCACCGGCTTTACGCCGGATGAGGTGACAGGCCAGGTGCTGTTTCAGACCGCGGACGACGACACGGAAATCTCACTGGCGGCGGCGATAAATATCGCCAAGACCACCGGCGATAATTGGCAGGGAGAAATATCCCAGCGTAAAAAGAGCGGTGAAATTGTCTGGCTCGATACCCGCTTAATGCCTAAGCGAGATGAGCGAGGTGAAATATTCGCGTTTATTTTGTTGGGCTTTGATATTACCCGGCATATGGCGATTCGCGAGAAATTACATTTTCGCGCGCACAACGATGCATTAACCAAAACGCTGAATCGCCAGGGCTACTATATTCGCAGCCGTAAGAAAATCCGTGCCGCCAATGCGCGCGGCGCGCAGATTGTGGTGGCGATCCTCGATCTCGATAATTTTAAAAATATTAACGACGACCTGGGTCACGCCGCTGGTGACGAAGTGCTGCGCTGTTTTATCAGCCGGGTGAAACAGTGCATTTCTCGCGGCACGCTGCTTGGCAGGCTTGGCGGCGATGAATTTGCGCTGACGTACATTGAAGGTGTCGATGAACCTACCGGGCGTGGCGTGTTGCAATTAATTGTCGAAGCTACCCGCCAGCCGATGTATTTGCAGTACCTGCAACAGACGGTGGAATTATCGGTCAGTATTGGCGTCGCCAGTTATCCCGAACATGGGCAGAATTTTTCTTCCATTTTAAAAGCCGCCGATACCGCCCTTTATAAAGTGAAGGCGCGAGGCGGTGATAATTATATTAACTACCAGGTTCCGGGCATTAATGAATCGGGTGGCATCATTAACACCGTTGTGTGTTGA
- a CDS encoding cupin domain-containing protein, translating into MAYQLNLNWPEFLEKYWQKKPVVLKRAFPDFVDPITPDELAGLAMEPEVDSRIVSHVNGQWQAWNGPFESFDHLGEKDWSLLAQAVNHWHMPSAELVKPFRVLPEWRFDDLMISYSVPGGGVGPHIDQYDVFIIQGMGSRRWRVGDKLPMRQFCPHPALLHVDPFPPIIDEDLEPGDILYIPPGFPHDGFTHQEAFNYSIGFRGPNGRDLISSFADYALENDLGNEHYSDPDLTCREHPGRVEAYELERVRNMMIELVSQPEHFKQWFGSFISTPRHELDVAPEPDDYRVEEIVDALKEGQVLTRLSGLRVLNVDGSVFINSEYLDTADAQAADALCRYTIIGRKELGNALDNPAFAQELTDLVNQGYWYFDE; encoded by the coding sequence ATGGCTTACCAACTCAACCTCAACTGGCCGGAATTTCTTGAAAAATACTGGCAAAAGAAACCTGTTGTCCTGAAACGCGCGTTCCCGGATTTTGTCGACCCGATTACGCCAGACGAACTGGCCGGGCTGGCGATGGAGCCGGAAGTCGACAGCCGCATTGTCAGCCATGTGAATGGTCAGTGGCAGGCGTGGAATGGCCCGTTTGAATCGTTTGACCATTTAGGCGAAAAAGACTGGTCGCTGCTGGCGCAGGCGGTTAACCACTGGCATATGCCCTCTGCCGAGCTGGTGAAGCCGTTTCGCGTGCTGCCGGAGTGGCGTTTTGACGATCTGATGATTTCTTACTCCGTGCCGGGTGGCGGCGTTGGCCCGCATATCGACCAGTATGATGTGTTTATTATTCAGGGGATGGGCAGCCGTCGTTGGCGCGTGGGCGATAAACTGCCGATGCGTCAGTTCTGCCCGCACCCGGCGCTGCTGCATGTTGATCCGTTTCCGCCGATCATTGATGAAGATCTGGAGCCGGGCGACATCCTCTATATTCCGCCAGGATTCCCGCATGACGGTTTTACACACCAGGAAGCGTTCAACTACTCAATTGGTTTCCGTGGGCCGAATGGCCGCGATCTGATCAGCAGTTTTGCTGACTACGCGCTGGAAAACGATCTCGGGAACGAGCACTACAGCGACCCGGATTTAACCTGCCGCGAACATCCGGGCCGGGTAGAAGCGTACGAGCTGGAGCGCGTACGCAATATGATGATCGAGTTGGTTAGCCAGCCGGAGCATTTCAAACAGTGGTTTGGTAGCTTTATTTCCACGCCGCGCCACGAACTGGATGTCGCACCGGAGCCCGATGATTACCGCGTTGAGGAAATTGTCGATGCGCTAAAAGAGGGGCAGGTGCTGACGCGCCTTAGCGGTTTACGTGTGCTGAACGTTGACGGCAGCGTCTTTATCAACAGCGAATATCTGGACACGGCCGATGCGCAGGCCGCCGATGCGCTGTGCCGCTACACCATTATCGGCCGCAAAGAGTTGGGCAACGCGCTGGATAACCCGGCTTTTGCACAAGAGCTGACCGATTTGGTGAATCAGGGTTACTGGTACTTCGACGAGTAA
- a CDS encoding nitroreductase family protein — MDPFQQILKSTLARTDDAPPAIKPQALLEAELKPRIAHVAVDDFLSLAKARRTIYTLGKDLPIAEDEVVDIIKEAIRQAPSAFNSQSSRALILLGKEHDRFWEMVREQLRKVIPAESFHATSDKLDGFAAAAGSVLFFEDQEVVTHLQRQYIAYADNFPVWSEQSSGIAQYAVWLALAEKSIGANLQHYNPLIDLDVRTAWQIPESWKLRAEMNFGSIVTAADEKSYIDDDKRFIVAR; from the coding sequence ATGGATCCGTTTCAGCAAATATTAAAATCAACGCTCGCCCGCACCGATGACGCACCACCTGCCATCAAGCCTCAGGCATTGCTGGAAGCGGAGTTAAAACCGAGGATTGCTCACGTTGCGGTGGACGACTTCCTCTCGCTCGCTAAAGCGCGCAGAACCATTTATACCCTCGGCAAAGATTTGCCCATCGCCGAAGATGAGGTGGTTGACATCATTAAAGAGGCCATCCGCCAGGCGCCGTCGGCGTTTAACTCGCAGAGTTCGCGGGCGCTAATCCTGCTCGGTAAAGAGCACGATCGTTTCTGGGAGATGGTGCGCGAGCAGCTGCGCAAAGTGATCCCGGCGGAGAGCTTTCACGCCACCTCCGATAAACTCGACGGTTTTGCCGCCGCCGCTGGTTCCGTGCTGTTTTTTGAAGATCAGGAAGTAGTCACTCACCTGCAGCGCCAGTACATCGCTTATGCCGATAATTTCCCCGTCTGGTCAGAACAGAGCAGCGGTATCGCCCAGTACGCGGTGTGGCTGGCGCTGGCGGAAAAGAGCATTGGCGCGAATCTGCAACACTACAACCCGTTAATCGATCTTGATGTTCGCACTGCGTGGCAGATCCCGGAAAGCTGGAAGCTGCGCGCAGAAATGAATTTTGGTTCGATTGTTACTGCCGCTGATGAAAAGAGCTACATCGACGATGATAAGCGCTTTATCGTCGCGAGATAA
- a CDS encoding CcdB family protein produces the protein MQYSVYRNKSNSRDFPFLLDVQSDIIGSMNSRVVIPLCPLADYKDRRRVERLNPVLEIEGNSYLLLTHDLAGVSLAILGEEVCSMRAQRDVIRNAMDFIFHGI, from the coding sequence ATGCAATATTCGGTTTATCGGAACAAAAGTAACAGCCGGGATTTCCCGTTTCTGCTGGATGTACAGAGCGATATTATCGGTAGCATGAACTCGCGGGTGGTGATCCCGCTCTGCCCACTGGCGGATTACAAAGATCGCCGCCGGGTTGAGCGGTTAAATCCGGTACTGGAGATCGAAGGGAACTCGTATTTGTTACTGACCCACGATCTTGCAGGCGTCAGCCTGGCGATTTTGGGTGAAGAGGTTTGCAGTATGCGCGCGCAGCGCGACGTGATCCGCAACGCGATGGATTTTATTTTTCACGGGATTTGA
- the oxyR gene encoding DNA-binding transcriptional regulator OxyR has product MNIRNLEYLVALAKHRHFQRAAEACNVSQPTLSAQLRKLENELGLQLLERTTRKIRFTQTGLRLVEQTQVVLREIEALKNMASSSHYQNLMQTLDVGIIPTLAPYIFSHLNTVCRENFPEIELEIHEAQTNQLLHMLESDTIKCAIMTSNKDTSKYVELPLFDEPLVLGVSHQHPYSRMSEIDMGHLKNNKILMVDDGNCLHSQVLRYCYQFELEPDSRFVAMHLETLRRGVAFNRGVSFFPLLSTQQGGNENIRYIRCVSPEPKRKVVLIFHRSDPMRKKYEILRNVIARYMERYLLDYNVMA; this is encoded by the coding sequence ATGAACATCCGTAACCTTGAGTACCTTGTCGCGCTGGCGAAACATCGCCATTTTCAGCGCGCTGCCGAAGCGTGTAATGTCAGCCAGCCAACGCTCAGCGCCCAGTTACGCAAGCTGGAAAATGAGCTGGGCTTGCAGTTACTGGAACGTACCACGCGTAAGATCCGCTTCACACAAACCGGGTTGCGGCTGGTTGAGCAAACCCAGGTGGTGCTGCGCGAAATTGAAGCGCTGAAAAATATGGCCAGCAGCAGCCATTATCAGAACCTGATGCAGACGCTGGATGTCGGTATTATTCCGACGCTCGCACCCTATATTTTTTCTCATCTCAATACGGTGTGCCGCGAGAATTTCCCGGAAATCGAGCTGGAAATTCACGAAGCGCAAACCAACCAGTTGCTGCATATGCTGGAGTCGGACACCATTAAATGCGCGATCATGACCTCCAATAAAGACACCAGCAAATATGTCGAGCTGCCGCTGTTCGACGAACCGCTGGTGCTGGGCGTGAGCCACCAGCACCCCTATTCGCGAATGAGCGAAATCGATATGGGGCATCTGAAGAATAATAAGATTTTGATGGTGGATGACGGCAACTGCCTGCATAGCCAGGTACTGCGTTACTGCTATCAATTTGAGCTGGAGCCGGATTCGCGCTTTGTCGCCATGCATCTGGAAACCCTGCGGCGCGGTGTGGCGTTTAATCGCGGCGTCTCTTTCTTTCCGCTGCTTTCCACACAGCAGGGCGGCAACGAGAATATTCGTTATATTCGCTGCGTTAGCCCGGAGCCAAAACGTAAAGTGGTGCTGATTTTCCACCGCAGCGATCCGATGCGCAAGAAATATGAAATTCTGCGCAACGTTATTGCCCGTTATATGGAACGCTACCTTCTCGATTACAACGTTATGGCGTGA
- a CDS encoding LysR family transcriptional regulator has protein sequence MSDQRLKDIVPFVASVEEGSFTAAAERLHLTGSAVSKSVARLEARLGSRLLERTTRRLEVTDAGNAYYQTCIRILEELAEAESVLAAHRTIPSGRLRLAVPNTYGRLGVMPLLIPFCQQHPEIDLSLTFSDRFVDLFDEGIDVAVRIGQTVDLPASLGCRQIGREKMVFCAAPDYLQRAGTPQHEAELMQHRAILYERVDGSTKPWLFTTADGHPEWRRVPYRMALGDVDAQVQALCAGLGVGQMPTWLVHEHVQRGELQVIMPQCQPHGLALTLVWPRRKQLLPKVDALLMALGALEISPPLAAPALDQ, from the coding sequence ATGAGCGATCAACGTCTGAAAGATATCGTCCCCTTCGTTGCCAGCGTTGAAGAGGGGAGTTTTACCGCAGCGGCGGAACGCCTGCATCTGACCGGCTCGGCGGTGAGTAAAAGCGTTGCCCGTCTGGAAGCGCGGCTGGGTTCGCGTTTGCTGGAGCGCACCACGCGTCGTCTTGAAGTCACCGATGCCGGGAACGCGTATTACCAGACCTGCATTCGTATCCTGGAGGAGCTGGCGGAAGCCGAGTCGGTGCTGGCGGCACACCGCACCATTCCGTCCGGGCGGTTGCGTCTCGCCGTGCCAAACACCTACGGGCGGCTGGGTGTGATGCCGCTGCTGATCCCGTTTTGTCAGCAACACCCGGAAATTGATCTTAGCCTGACTTTCTCCGATCGTTTTGTAGATCTGTTCGATGAGGGGATCGACGTTGCTGTACGCATCGGGCAAACCGTCGATCTACCCGCATCGCTGGGGTGCCGGCAAATTGGTCGTGAAAAGATGGTGTTTTGCGCCGCGCCCGATTACCTGCAACGCGCCGGGACGCCACAACATGAGGCGGAGCTGATGCAGCACCGGGCTATTCTTTATGAGCGGGTGGATGGCAGCACCAAGCCGTGGTTATTTACCACCGCCGACGGGCACCCGGAGTGGCGCCGCGTGCCGTATCGCATGGCGCTCGGCGATGTCGATGCGCAGGTGCAGGCGCTTTGCGCCGGGTTGGGCGTTGGGCAGATGCCGACCTGGCTGGTGCATGAGCACGTGCAGCGCGGCGAGTTGCAGGTAATTATGCCGCAATGCCAGCCGCACGGGCTGGCGCTCACGCTGGTGTGGCCGCGCCGCAAGCAGCTATTACCAAAAGTGGACGCGTTACTGATGGCGCTCGGCGCGCTGGAGATCTCTCCGCCGCTTGCCGCACCAGCACTTGACCAATGA
- the galU gene encoding UTP--glucose-1-phosphate uridylyltransferase GalU, with protein MLKAVIPVAGLGTRMLPATKAIPKEMLPIVDKPLIQYIVQECYACGIREIVLVTHSSKNAIENHFDTSFELESLLESRVKNQLLEEVRTICPAGMNIMHVRQGHSKGLGHAVLCAEPLIGDNDFVVVLPDVLIDDSQCDMAQDNLAAMINRFTLTGASQLMIEQVNHDDVSRYGVVDCGGENLPAGGFGQVQGMVEKPPVDEAPSDMAVVGRYVLSKAIWPLLHKTPVGAGGEIQLTDAIAMLLAREPVEAYALTGKSHDCGDKIGYMKAFVEYGLRHGATGPAFRHWLQHELALKPVAEVVERIAEAV; from the coding sequence ATGTTAAAGGCTGTAATCCCAGTGGCAGGCCTCGGCACGCGTATGCTTCCGGCAACCAAGGCTATTCCGAAAGAGATGTTACCCATCGTCGATAAGCCGCTTATCCAGTACATCGTGCAGGAGTGCTACGCCTGCGGGATCCGCGAGATCGTGCTGGTGACGCACTCGTCTAAAAACGCCATAGAAAACCACTTCGACACCTCTTTTGAGCTGGAGTCCTTGCTGGAATCGCGCGTGAAAAACCAGCTGCTGGAAGAGGTGCGCACCATCTGCCCGGCGGGGATGAACATTATGCATGTACGCCAGGGTCACTCGAAAGGCCTTGGTCACGCGGTGCTGTGCGCCGAGCCGCTAATTGGCGATAACGATTTTGTCGTCGTGCTGCCGGACGTGCTGATCGACGATAGCCAGTGCGATATGGCGCAGGACAACCTGGCGGCGATGATCAATCGCTTTACCCTCACCGGCGCCAGCCAGTTAATGATCGAGCAGGTTAATCACGACGATGTTTCGCGCTATGGCGTGGTGGATTGCGGCGGTGAAAACCTGCCCGCCGGTGGTTTCGGCCAGGTACAGGGCATGGTGGAGAAACCGCCGGTCGATGAAGCGCCATCCGATATGGCGGTGGTGGGTCGCTATGTGTTGTCGAAAGCGATTTGGCCGCTGCTGCACAAAACGCCGGTTGGCGCAGGCGGCGAAATTCAACTGACCGATGCGATCGCTATGCTGCTGGCGCGTGAGCCGGTTGAAGCCTATGCGCTGACCGGCAAGTCACACGACTGCGGGGACAAAATTGGCTATATGAAAGCGTTTGTGGAGTACGGCCTGCGCCACGGCGCGACCGGCCCGGCTTTCCGCCACTGGCTGCAGCATGAACTAGCGCTCAAGCCGGTGGCTGAGGTCGTAGAACGTATCGCTGAAGCGGTGTAA
- the bcsD gene encoding cellulose biosynthesis protein BcsD: MMFSNQDTYLQRNYQAGWHDLVYLFFNEYTEGRGDKDPDALRRIGQMMAQWYPIDNATTVSELEASINRVLELFNWGFVKMAPAQRELILLHCAWPHAPEYRDEAGWRRASAYVLEGAYSQWLVSQGAGNQVPVRWKDNATEDVLIFRYAIGE; encoded by the coding sequence ATGATGTTTAGCAATCAGGACACTTATTTACAACGCAATTATCAGGCTGGCTGGCATGACCTGGTGTATCTGTTTTTTAACGAATACACCGAAGGCCGTGGCGATAAAGATCCCGACGCCCTGAGACGCATCGGCCAGATGATGGCTCAGTGGTATCCCATTGATAACGCCACCACGGTGAGCGAACTGGAAGCCAGCATTAACCGGGTGCTGGAGCTGTTCAACTGGGGTTTTGTGAAAATGGCACCGGCGCAGCGCGAGCTGATCCTGCTGCACTGCGCCTGGCCGCACGCGCCGGAGTACCGCGATGAAGCGGGCTGGCGTCGTGCCAGTGCGTATGTGCTGGAAGGGGCTTACTCCCAGTGGCTGGTATCGCAGGGGGCGGGCAACCAGGTTCCGGTACGCTGGAAAGACAACGCCACGGAAGATGTACTGATTTTCCGCTACGCCATCGGCGAATAA
- a CDS encoding SDR family oxidoreductase, whose translation MQKKALIVGISGVIGRALAEKLLADGWQVTGLSRGRGAVPAGCTSLTADLTDAAAVNEALKNEKPDALFFSVWARQENEKANIRVNAAMVKNVIDALGERLAGAHVALVTGMKHYLGPFEAYGKGNVPVTPFREEQGRQNVDNFYYAQEDEVFAGAKKYGYRWSVHRPHSIIGYALGNAMNMGQTLAVYATLCREKGWPFIFPGSPEQWNGVSDVTDAGLLAEQLSWAAVSDGGANEDFNAVNGDVFRWNWLWPRLAAYFGIEAAAFPASMMPLEGRMQEAQAAWTEIADKYQLAESDIGKLASWWHTDADLGRPMEAFADMSKSRKAGFTGYRSTLDSFTALFDRLKAENIIPR comes from the coding sequence ATGCAGAAAAAAGCATTAATTGTCGGCATCAGCGGCGTGATTGGCCGGGCGCTGGCGGAGAAACTGCTGGCAGACGGCTGGCAGGTTACTGGTTTATCACGCGGGCGCGGCGCGGTTCCGGCGGGCTGCACCAGCCTGACGGCGGATTTAACCGACGCGGCGGCTGTCAACGAGGCGCTGAAAAACGAGAAACCCGATGCGCTGTTCTTTAGCGTCTGGGCGCGCCAGGAGAATGAAAAAGCCAATATTCGCGTCAATGCCGCGATGGTGAAAAATGTCATTGATGCGCTGGGCGAACGCCTGGCCGGGGCGCATGTCGCGCTGGTCACCGGAATGAAACACTATCTTGGCCCGTTCGAAGCCTACGGCAAAGGCAATGTGCCGGTAACGCCTTTTCGCGAAGAGCAGGGCCGCCAGAACGTGGATAACTTCTACTATGCCCAGGAAGATGAAGTGTTCGCCGGGGCGAAAAAATACGGTTATCGCTGGAGCGTACATCGCCCGCACAGCATCATCGGGTATGCGCTCGGTAACGCCATGAACATGGGGCAGACGCTGGCGGTTTACGCCACGTTGTGCCGCGAAAAAGGGTGGCCGTTCATCTTCCCCGGCTCACCTGAGCAGTGGAACGGTGTCTCCGATGTGACCGACGCCGGTTTACTGGCAGAGCAGCTGAGCTGGGCGGCGGTGAGCGACGGTGGCGCGAACGAAGATTTTAACGCAGTGAATGGCGATGTGTTCCGCTGGAACTGGTTATGGCCACGGCTGGCGGCTTATTTCGGCATTGAAGCGGCCGCCTTCCCGGCGAGCATGATGCCGCTGGAAGGGCGCATGCAAGAGGCGCAAGCGGCGTGGACAGAGATCGCGGACAAGTATCAACTGGCAGAATCAGACATCGGTAAACTGGCCTCCTGGTGGCATACGGATGCCGATCTCGGTCGCCCGATGGAAGCCTTCGCTGATATGAGCAAGAGCCGAAAAGCCGGGTTTACCGGTTATCGCAGCACGCTGGATTCCTTCACCGCGCTGTTTGACCGCCTGAAAGCGGAAAACATTATCCCACGCTAA
- a CDS encoding alpha/beta hydrolase: protein MTANTHFPVRYQYADADGVKVFYREAGNPENPVLLLLHGFPSSSHQFRELIPLLADKFHLIAPDLPGFGFTEVPAERDYRYSFDGLANTLIAFVDALNLQRFAMYVFDYGAPTGLRLALHYPQRVSGFISQNGNAYLDGLGDAWAPVQAYWHAPTAENRQVVHDAILNLEGTKWQYLHGVRDPETVAPEGYQLDTLLMERPGNKAIQLDLFLDYASNLKRYPEFQAFFRTHQPPALIIWGEHDPFFIPPGAHAYKRDNPNAVVELLDTGHFALETHVGYIAQRIRDVIGNAIG, encoded by the coding sequence ATGACTGCCAATACGCATTTCCCGGTTCGCTATCAGTATGCAGACGCCGATGGCGTCAAGGTGTTTTACCGTGAAGCCGGTAACCCGGAAAACCCGGTATTACTGCTGCTGCACGGTTTTCCCAGCTCTTCGCATCAGTTTCGCGAATTGATCCCGCTGCTGGCAGATAAGTTTCACCTTATCGCCCCGGATCTGCCCGGCTTCGGCTTTACCGAAGTTCCCGCTGAGCGCGATTACCGCTATAGCTTTGATGGGCTGGCAAACACGCTGATTGCTTTTGTCGATGCGCTGAATCTGCAACGTTTTGCCATGTATGTTTTTGATTACGGTGCGCCGACCGGATTGCGGCTGGCGCTGCATTATCCGCAGCGGGTGAGCGGGTTTATTTCGCAAAATGGCAATGCGTATCTGGACGGTTTAGGCGACGCATGGGCGCCGGTACAGGCTTACTGGCACGCGCCGACCGCGGAAAACCGGCAGGTCGTTCACGATGCGATCCTCAATCTGGAAGGGACAAAATGGCAGTACCTGCACGGTGTGCGCGACCCTGAAACTGTCGCTCCGGAAGGTTATCAACTGGATACATTACTGATGGAGCGCCCCGGAAATAAAGCGATCCAGCTGGATCTGTTTCTTGATTACGCCAGCAACTTGAAGCGCTACCCGGAGTTTCAGGCCTTTTTCCGCACCCACCAGCCACCCGCGCTGATTATCTGGGGCGAGCACGATCCGTTTTTTATCCCGCCAGGCGCGCACGCTTATAAACGCGATAATCCAAATGCGGTGGTCGAGCTGCTTGATACCGGGCATTTCGCACTGGAAACCCATGTTGGCTACATTGCCCAACGCATTCGTGACGTGATTGGTAACGCGATTGGCTAA
- a CDS encoding glycosyl hydrolase family 8 has protein sequence MLRTTWLMPCLLLSLAMTAFSAHSQDSNWVLFKQNYLSQDGRIVDHENGDISHSEGQGYGMLLAVLNDDPATFEKVWRWTRNTLLRPSLWLFAWRYDPKMHNVTDENNASDGDTLIAWALLLAGNKWHDQSYLAASNNIQDALINCLIIEQDSRLLLLPGLSGFTKDDGYIVNPSYFIFPAWESFWRQRHNEIWLKLKSSSLELLNKARFGKPQLPSDWIFIKNSGEVMPAENWPARFGYDAIRVPLYLSLSDTQAHSMENFRHYWANYARSTTPAWVSVSGDERASYAMSGGMLAVRDLTMGDYQQIETSVLPGEGYYLSVLHMLSLFAVSLKTK, from the coding sequence ATGTTAAGAACCACCTGGCTCATGCCGTGTTTGTTACTGTCGCTGGCCATGACCGCTTTTTCAGCCCACAGCCAGGACAGTAACTGGGTGCTATTTAAGCAGAATTACCTGAGCCAGGATGGCCGCATTGTTGACCATGAAAATGGTGATATCAGCCATTCGGAAGGTCAGGGATATGGCATGTTACTGGCCGTACTGAATGACGATCCCGCCACGTTTGAAAAAGTGTGGCGCTGGACGCGCAACACCTTATTACGCCCGTCGCTGTGGCTGTTTGCCTGGCGTTACGATCCGAAGATGCACAACGTGACGGACGAAAATAACGCCAGCGACGGCGATACGCTGATTGCCTGGGCCTTATTGCTGGCCGGTAATAAATGGCACGATCAGAGTTACCTGGCGGCTTCGAATAATATTCAGGATGCGCTGATCAATTGCCTGATTATTGAGCAAGATTCCCGCCTGCTTTTGCTGCCGGGGCTGAGCGGTTTTACCAAAGACGACGGCTATATTGTTAACCCCTCTTATTTTATTTTTCCGGCGTGGGAGAGCTTCTGGCGGCAGCGGCATAATGAGATTTGGCTTAAGTTAAAAAGCTCAAGCCTCGAATTGCTCAATAAAGCGCGCTTCGGTAAGCCGCAACTGCCCAGCGACTGGATTTTTATTAAGAATAGTGGTGAAGTCATGCCTGCCGAAAACTGGCCGGCGCGATTTGGTTATGACGCGATTCGCGTTCCGTTGTATTTAAGCCTCAGCGATACGCAAGCGCATTCGATGGAGAATTTCCGTCATTATTGGGCTAATTATGCCCGCAGCACGACGCCTGCGTGGGTGAGTGTCTCCGGCGACGAACGGGCGAGTTACGCGATGTCCGGCGGCATGCTGGCAGTGCGTGATTTAACGATGGGCGACTATCAGCAAATAGAGACATCTGTGCTACCGGGCGAAGGTTATTATTTGTCCGTTTTGCACATGTTGTCGCTTTTTGCCGTCTCATTAAAAACGAAATAG
- a CDS encoding ABATE domain-containing protein: MTAATLPGAEGPWFIAEDHALDFINTLAMAEKSPHDFWQSDDDVRQWLQHVGLQVNAMAKPGELLAEARKLRALIRQLVEQKKHGREPSLDELNGWLAQAQSHLRLVVDEQGALQTQRVYLLDTPQQALAPVAEQAAALLANGQFDYIRQCEHPDCTLWFYDKTKAHRRRWCSMALCGNRAKVARFRAKSN; the protein is encoded by the coding sequence ATGACAGCAGCCACGTTACCCGGTGCGGAAGGCCCGTGGTTCATAGCCGAAGACCACGCGCTGGATTTTATCAACACGCTGGCGATGGCGGAAAAATCGCCGCATGACTTTTGGCAGTCCGATGACGATGTGCGCCAGTGGCTACAGCATGTCGGGTTGCAGGTTAACGCTATGGCAAAGCCGGGAGAGTTGCTGGCTGAGGCGCGTAAGCTGCGTGCGTTGATCCGCCAGCTTGTCGAACAGAAAAAGCACGGGCGGGAACCGTCGCTGGATGAGTTGAACGGCTGGCTGGCGCAGGCGCAAAGCCACTTACGCCTCGTGGTCGATGAGCAAGGCGCGCTGCAAACGCAGCGCGTATATCTGCTTGATACGCCGCAGCAAGCACTGGCACCGGTCGCAGAACAGGCGGCAGCGTTACTGGCAAACGGGCAGTTTGACTATATCCGCCAGTGCGAACACCCGGATTGCACACTGTGGTTTTACGATAAGACCAAAGCGCATCGCCGCCGCTGGTGCAGCATGGCGCTGTGCGGCAACCGGGCGAAAGTGGCCAGATTTCGCGCCAAAAGTAATTAA
- a CDS encoding type II toxin-antitoxin system CcdA family antitoxin yields MPATAPKQRNKQNVSVTVERELLEQARKEGINLSQTLATALQGELRNLAAERWKRENAAAIADLNEFIAERGHFSDEHRKF; encoded by the coding sequence ATGCCTGCTACTGCACCTAAACAGCGAAACAAGCAAAATGTCAGCGTGACCGTCGAGCGCGAGCTACTGGAACAAGCGCGCAAAGAAGGCATCAACCTTTCGCAAACACTTGCGACCGCCTTGCAAGGTGAACTGCGCAATCTGGCAGCTGAGCGCTGGAAGCGCGAAAATGCCGCCGCCATTGCCGATCTAAATGAATTTATTGCCGAACGCGGCCACTTCTCGGATGAACACAGGAAGTTTTAA